The Enterobacter asburiae sequence CGCGTGCTGATGACCTGGCTGAAGCCGGTTCTGCCGCAGCTGGCAGCCCGCACCGAGGCGTTCCTGAATACTGAACTGACCTGGGACGCTATCCAGCAGCCGCTGCTCGGCCACAAGGTGAATACTTTTAAAGCGCTCTATAACCGCATCGAAATGAAGCAGGTTGAAGCCCTGGTCGAAGCCTCTAAAGAAGAAGTGAAAGCGGCGGCGGCACCGGTAACCGGCCCGCTGGCTGACGATCCGATTCAGGAAACCATCACCTTCGACGATTTCGCGAAAGTCGACCTGCGCGTGGCACTGATTGAAAACGCGGAGTTCGTGGAAGGTTCTGACAAGCTGCTGCGCCTGACGCTGGATCTGGGCGGCGAGAAGCGTAACGTCTTCTCCGGCATCCGTTCAGCCTACCCGGACCCGCAGGTGCTGATCGGTCGTCAGACCGTGATGGTGGCGAACCTGGCGCCGCGCAAAATGCGCTTCGGCATCTCTGAGGGGATGGTGATGGCCGCAGGCCCTGGCGGGAAAGATATCTTCCTGTTAAGCCCTGACGAAGGCGCGAAGCCGGGCCAGCAGGTGAAATAACAAAAAAGCCGGAGATTCTCTCCGGCTTTTTTGTTCTCCCTCTCCCTGTGGGAGAGGGCCGGGGTGAGGGCATCATGCCGCACCCATGCCGCATTTACGCCTTAGGATGATGTACCCGGTGGGTCAGCCCGCGCAGGAAATTGCGCAGAAACTGGTCGCCGCACTCGCGGTAGTTTTTATGATCCGGCGCGCGCATCATGGCGGTCACTTCCGGTACGGATACGCGGTACTTTTGCTCCGTCATGATCGCCACAATATCGTCCGTTTTCAGCGAGAACGCGATACGCAGCTTTTTCAGCACCGTGTTGTTGTTCACGCGGCGCTCCAGCGCCAGCTCCGGCGCGGCCGGATCTTTGCCACGCTTATCGTAAATGAGGCCGTTCAGGAAACCCGACAGAATGATGTCCGGGCAGCGAACGAAGCCCTCTTCGTCTTCTTTGGTCATCCAGGTATCGAAACCTGCAGACGTGGATTCCATATCGGACAGTGCAAGAATGCGCACCATGTCGTTATTGTTTGCTTTCAGGGTGTAGCGCAGGCTACGAAGAATGTCGTTACTTAGCATAGAGCCTTCGAATGTCGATGATGCAATGGCGCGCAGTGTACCAGTTTTACAGGCCAATCGCCTCTTTCAAACTCTTCAGGTAGCGACGGCTGACGGGGACGGTCTGCCCGGCACGCAGCACCAGCTCGGCCTGGCCGTTATCTTCCAGGCGGATCTCCTTCAGGTGCGCCATGTTCACCAGATACTGGCGATGGCAGCGGAGCAGCGGCGTGCGGCTCTCCAGCGTGCGCAGGGTCAGTTCGGTGAACCCTTCGTTCCCTTCCGCGCTGGTGACAAATACCCCGCTCAGGCGGCTACTGACAAACGCCACATCATCCATCTGCAGAAGATAAATCCGGCTGTGCCCGGTGCAGGGGATAAATTTCAGCGGCTGCTGGTTCTCCGGCAACAGCGTAACGTCCTGAACGGTTCGCTCCTGGCGTAAACGGCTGAGCGTTTTTTCCAGGCGCTTCTCTTCAATCGGCTTGAGTAAATAATCAAACGCGTGTTCCTCAAAAGCCTTAACGGCATACTCGTCGAACGCCGTCAGAAACACGATGTAGGGACGATGCTCCGGGTCGAGCATGCCGACCATCTCCAG is a genomic window containing:
- the yehT gene encoding two-component system response regulator BtsR; amino-acid sequence: MLRVLIVDDEPLARENLRVLLQEQPDIEIVGECANAIEAIGAVHKLRPDVLFLDIQMPRISGLEMVGMLDPEHRPYIVFLTAFDEYAVKAFEEHAFDYLLKPIEEKRLEKTLSRLRQERTVQDVTLLPENQQPLKFIPCTGHSRIYLLQMDDVAFVSSRLSGVFVTSAEGNEGFTELTLRTLESRTPLLRCHRQYLVNMAHLKEIRLEDNGQAELVLRAGQTVPVSRRYLKSLKEAIGL
- a CDS encoding DUF1456 family protein codes for the protein MLSNDILRSLRYTLKANNNDMVRILALSDMESTSAGFDTWMTKEDEEGFVRCPDIILSGFLNGLIYDKRGKDPAAPELALERRVNNNTVLKKLRIAFSLKTDDIVAIMTEQKYRVSVPEVTAMMRAPDHKNYRECGDQFLRNFLRGLTHRVHHPKA